The Lolium perenne isolate Kyuss_39 chromosome 6, Kyuss_2.0, whole genome shotgun sequence genome segment gaAGCGAGCCGAATGAGggtgcagccggctgaatggaaattctcagtcggcccctccaagtgccgtcaaatatattcgagaagccaggaaaacctgcctaggtccttctaaacgcaggaccttgccagcttcgggggctaatgtcggggggaagaccccgggtagggcaatggacgcggagcagccggctggccactggccggctcgcggcaaaggccggctgaggagcagccggctggcgccgtggccggctggtctggaagccggctggctctaggtcctagtcggcctggctacggccaccaatgctgtagctgggccggcttctacaagccatatccgactgggggtttgtacctcagaccgactcgaggctggcgagtcttgcactggaaggaaccgggttggtgatccgggttcccaaagtccacgctgacttcatcttccgtaaagcgcggggcactgtggagcaatagtgccacgcgccggacaggccatcatggtctacgtcgagccgtactggctacagtggctgacggcgacagggacacctcctctccataccgctgaccttggcagccggatgggacaggccacgatgcctcaacggctcctgacgtcaccgcctcgggaaggagcggaagccggagccggccaagccggccagtagactatagggtcttatatgtaaagtgccggcgcctatataagccgcactaccccctctcgtgcaggggatcgatcattctcactccattccacccttagcgctgccctgtgagagagaccatcgtgtcccttagcctcccaggggcagccggacacagctctaggagcaccattgtcttgtgtgatcatcatatacactctagcaggagtagaggttttacctccatcggagggcctcgaacctgggtacgtcgccgtgtcgctcgtccccatacccgcatccggataccgccgtgagatctctcaggaaccacttcgattagccaccctatagcatatgccgtgacgataccacgacagggtTGGAATGATTCTGAGGCGTGGTGATGgatccatctttttttttggccTGCAGAGCCCCGCGGTTCTGCTCTTCAGCGTTGGACTCGGAGCTCAGTGCGTGCATGGAGGAAATCATTATGGCGCTTGACTCGAGTGAGGAGAAGATCATTGTTGAAACTGATTGCATGGAACTAGTTTCGATGGCAAAAAATCCTGAGAGGGATAGCTCTTGCTTAGAACATATGGTGGCAGATTTACAAGAATTACTTACCTCTCGCCAGATTGTAGCCTTCAATAAGATACCTAGAGAACAAAATAGTGCAAGTCATGAGCTAGCTAGGTTTGGTATGTTGCAAGATAGAACTGAACTTTGGGTAGGAACGGCTCCTGAGGCCTTACTGAGGCGTATCCTTCGGGATTGTAATGATATTATTATCTAATTAATTAATACAACCCCGTTTTCCCGACAAAAAAATCGCTCAAATCTTTTTCAAGACCCCAACAGATTAACTAAAATAGGGCGGAGAGCGGTAGGTGCTACGGTTGCTGCCAATCGTAGGATGTGTCCAATTTTTTCATGCATGCTCGAAAATCCCAGTTCCGTGCCATATATTTGCGGCACGGGCACGCGCTGCAAAATCCAGCACAACCGCGCTACCTCCGTATATGAAAATGCTGCAGCTAGTTAGGTTCCCAAAAATTGCTACTCCCTCCTTCCTAAAATATATGGCGTCTAAGGATTAGATAAAAGTTAAAGTTTAGTAAATTTGactaatttttttttaaatatcTACATGTACAATATTAAATGGACACATTAATAAGATAtattttatggtgaatctattgatattgATTCACTATTGTAACTgtttctatacctaataataaagggaaaagCGTTTCCGTCGTTTCGTCCTTCACCTTAGTCTTCGTCCGTCGTTAGATTGAGCCTTCGTCCGTCTTGACGCTTCGTACGTAGCTGCTTTGTTTGAACCGACTTGGAAACGTATGAAAGCAAGAATCCATGTCCGTGTTTCTTTTGAATAAGAGATTGATCCAGCCACGAGCCGGCCTCTTCTTGCCGCTGATCCTTTAAATATGGAGGCGATCTCATCCAAGATCGGGTATGTCTTTCCAAAACCACGAGTCGAAGAGATTGATCCAGCCACGAGTCTCTGATCCTTTAGATATGAAGACCAGTCTCGATCCAAGATTACGAACGAAAATCGAGCGTACTTCCGATTCCACGAGACACCACGCAGACGGAAGCAATGTAGACGAGGTCGTTGGCACACGCGTCTCCCACAATGACGACCACGCCTGCGCAGTGGAGACTGTCCCTACGTGGCGCCCGGCCAAGAGCCTTCGCGTCGATCTCTGGACCGCAACCTGCAGCGACAATGAGAAGAAGCCGGCTTGCCCGCTGTCAAGTCTAGGCGCGGCCGCGCGACAACCTCTGTGTCTGTGGCTGGAGCTGGAGCACCACGCCGCAGGTCGCCAACGTGGACAGCCTCTGGTCGCTGGCCCTCTGCTGCGTCCAATTCATGCCATCACTCATGCCAATCTGCCCGCGCGTGGGTCCGTGAGAACGTTGTCTATGGCGCCGCAGCTTACTTCTAGCTGCTAATTTTCATCCTATGGTCCATGGTCGAGCATCTGATCTGAGCTGCTATGGTTTGTGGTGTTTGGACAAGCCATAGCTGCTCCGTGAGATCCAGGACTGCATAGAGGAGAGAAGCACAACGAACTGGACCACCATTCACCACTACATTGCAGTTCACGCCAGCGAAGAACCTAGCTGGAGACGAGTTGGTGTGTGTGCGATCTAGCCAACGCCGGTGATGTGGTCTTTGAACGAAGAGGCGGATGCCACCGGCGAGGAAGTCGCGGCGCCACGGACACCGGCTGCTGCTCGCCTGCTCCTGCTCATATTGCTCTGATATCACTATTGCCGACCGTCATGAGACCGGACAATGCCACCGTTTTTGTCTCGGCCCGGGTGCTGGATGAGCTGCTGGCGGTCGCACCCTACAGCCAGGGACATCACGCCCACGTTGCTCTCCTAAACAGTCAAGTCGACGTCCAGTACAATCAGGGACGTGCGCTCCTCCTTCTCTTCAGGTTTGGGACTTCTTTTTGTACAATCAAGTTCAGCTAAGCAAGAGGTACGTCGCTATGACTGCATGATTCAGTACTATGGGTTGACTGGGCAGCCTCCATTATGTGGGACATTATATTACTGCGTGAACTGGTTGCTTGGCGATCTGATTTTTCGATGCCGCTCCTACCACAAAACATCAGACGTTGGTTCAGAAAACCAGGAGGCCTATCACATTGGATGTTCTCGATATGATGCATGACCGCTTCTACACACTTTGGACTTGATTATTCCAAGTTACGGATCAAATTAACTGAGAAAAGAATTATATATTCATAGACATTAAAATTCATATTGGCCAATTGGAAATACCGTGAAACACAAGGACCAATTATGTGATAAGGAGAAACGATGCTGGACATCTCAAACCATTTATTTGATGCCATGAATAGTTGTCACCAGTAGCAATGTTGACTGTTTACAATTTGCACATTATACCCCCCTCTTGCCTAAGTACAGTATTACAAAATCAGTTTGTCAAAATATTTAAATTAAACGCTGGAAAAAATCTTCACCAAAGCTCTTTGAAAGCTCCACCGCaagtttttttttagataaaaactCCACCGCAAGTTATTGGATATTCAAAAGGCTCTCATTTCATATTTTCACATACTACAAAGGTTGACTTTTTAGATGCTTCATGTTTTCTGCAAATTTAAGAGACCACTGGCCTGAAATTGTTAACAGCAGCCGCAACACACGTGCAATTCCCGCGCGCTCTGTTAAAATAAACTCGAATCCATAGAATGTTCGACAAAAGTGAACACTCCCGCACAAGAGACAAAGTGTGCATAACGAGGATCAGCCGGGCGGCGTCCTGGTCCTCCTCGTATGATTACGAGTTGTGTAGCGAGTCCATGGCCACTTATTACAGTAATTACGGCCTCAATTATATTCATCTGAAAGCCTCGCAGAGAAAATTGATCAATTATCGATATCAACCAGCATCTCACATCGCTAATCGCCACACAAAGGGGCTCCATGCACAAATTGCGTCAACGGTGTTTGGCCGAGGGGAAACAAACCAATACGGAAGCATACTGGAGTCTATAGAAGACTTTGTGTATGTTTTGTGCATTTGTATATAAGGAATTTGTGTGTGCTTTTCTGCATTTCTATAGAacattttttgtttcttttttgcaCTCGTACACCGTATGTATATAGCAATTCATATTGGAATTTATAATGCATATTTAAAATGCAAAGGAAAAAATAACTATATCATTATTTGGCAAAAAATCACTTTACAGTGACGTGGCATTGTTAAATATTATTCTGTTAATTTGATTGTATTTATGCCTGCTAAATAAATTTAAAGCTACACAATGTACGAGAACACTATGTTTAAAAAGCAATGTTCGAATATCTTTTTGGGAGCATTATTTGACAGTTTGTTTATTGTGttttcccgatgcaacgcacgggcaaatttcctaGTATATTTCAAtgcataaacttggtcaaactttaaaaaaaCTTCACTTTTGAGTAGTCCTTAGAAGCCTTACGTTTTGGGGCGGAGAGGGTATTTTAATgctaaaaataaaacaaaaagacGTCATTCATATTAATGGCCATTTGTTGGAGATGTGTTCTTCTCGAAACTGCAAGTTCCTGCCCGTTGGATCTGTGATGGAGGTTAGACAGCAAGTCAACAGATCCCGCGGAAAAACTGACAATTTCCGAAGCAAACTCCGAGCAAGTCGGCAAGGAGGCAACGATggttcgcggcggcggcggcggcggcttgctCGACCTGGAGCGGCACTTCGCCTTCTATGGCGCGTACCACAGCAACCCAGTAAACGTGTTCATCCACGCGCTCTTCGTCTGGCCCATCTTCCTCACGGCCCTCCTGCTCCTCCACCTCACCGCCCCGTTCCTGCACTCCGCCGCGGTCGGCGCCGCGATCTACGGGGCCTTCTACATTTCCCTCGACCGCCGCTCCGGCACCCTCGCTGCTGTTCTCTGCTTGCTCTGCTGGGCTGCCAGCGCCGTCCTCGCCGCCCGCCTGGGTTTCTCGATCGGATGCAAGGTTACACAACCCCGCCCCTTTTGGCTTGTTCCGTTGATTTTAGTTTGTGCCATTGATGTCTCTTTTTTATTTATCAAATGGGTTTTCCCCCAGCTTCATTAACGAAACTTACGGCAAGCTACAGCCTTCAATTTTTAAATACATCACACAAATAAAGCAGGACACACGGAGCAAAATTTACAACAAGAAACGAAACGAAGAAGCAGTCCTGAGCAACTGTCACAACCTAGTCTAAGCAGGTTCCCAAACACAATCGTTGCAAATGAAGCCCAACCTCTGTCTATTCTTCGACATGTTAGCGACAAGCCTTTCAATTGCATCTTCAGCACTTCAGTTCTTTGTCGCAGCACCTTTTGCAACCTAGTTTTCTGCAATTCATTCCAACTATCAATCCAATgaaaaatatgatatataataTCACAAGGATCAATGTGCATTATATGTTCAAAACAAACTTTATTACTGGTTTTCCACAAGGACCAGAACACAGCAGCCAGACATACTTTGACTGCTATTTTTTCAGATCGTTGGAATTTGAGCACCCATTCACCTAGTTCAGCAACCGAAGTTGGCTGTGCTTGTGAGTTGAAAGGACATCGGAAAACACTCCATATATAATCCTAGCCACTGAAAAAATAAGTGGCCTATGCTTTCATCCGAAGCACAGAACATGAAACACAGTGAACtctcttgtatatccttcttggaTTGAGACGTATTTACCTTGTAGGATCGGTGAGGCCTGGTGTTTCGTCACTCCAATTGCTTGCATATGCATCTTGCGCTTATGAAATTCCTGATCTGGTTTAGGTTCTATTCGTTCATAGTGAGTAGGGACTGGCGCTTAGGAGCCGATTGTAGATTTAGTGAAACTCTTGGTACAGTTTTGTTGTTCTGGGATGACACTGCCTACCGGTTGAATTTTAGTTTTTCAGTTTTGTTTCTTCATGTGCATGTTGCCCATATGCACATGGAGTACAGTATATGTTAGCCAGTTCTTTTTGTTTGGCTGAAGTTCGACTCCAATATTTTCTGGTGCATTTGTTATCACTTCATGTAGTCATGTCATCATCAATATTCGTCCTTCTCTGATTTGGTGtattttatgagaagaaataattGATTTGCAATTGGATTGATCAAGCTATGCGTGTTAAATTCTGTCGTGGGGAATAAATGTGAGAGTTCATGTTTATTTGCTGAAGATGTGCACTAAATTCTGTCCTGGGGAAATATATTTTGATAATTTGTGCTTATGTGATGAGGATCATCTCGGCTGAACAACAGGGATGTGGAAAATTTTGCTTCTCATATAGAAAAAAAGGTCAACTTATCTCTCGATGCTAACATGCCTTCGCTAAAAAAAATGAAGGCAGCTTGAGAAGTTTTCTGACTGTAAATGTCTAAATACTACAATGCACTCACTTTGAAATGCATCATAATGTACAAAAACTAGATAAGAAATAGTAAAACTCGTGATTGCCTATGATGAAACTCCTGGCAGAAGACGGGACTGCTGATTATTTGACAGGTCAGTGATTATGAATTGTAGTGTAGCAGAGAACTTATATTCTCTAGCACAAAATGGTATAATTCTGAGGGGAGCTCATCTGCAAAAAGTGATCTACCTGTCGTAGAAGCTACAGCATGGATTGTACTGATGTAGTCATTGTTCACAGTTAATGCACCAGTTACTTTAGCTTCCTATAACCCAGAAGAAAACACAATGAACTAGATGTTTGATTTCTCCATCAACTCCTAATTACTGTACCATTAATGGTCACTATACTTCATGGAATGGCGAGCCTGTGATAGCAACAAGGTGTCAGATGTCATAGCATGTTTGCTGTTCCATAGTGTTGGGAATTAATCAGCTAATCCTGCTGCACCTACAAAAGTCACGGTTCTTTTGATCCGGTCGCAGTGGGCTAGGTTAGTGAGGTTTAAAGCTTCAGAAGATAGAGTGCAGGTGCCCACATGGGGAATCTCCTTTCTTCCTTAACTTGTGAAATGTTGATCCTGACAACGTTCGGTTTTAGAATAAAGGACGATGCACAGTTTGCGCCGTTCAAGATGATTTGGCGCTAATACACAAAAGTTCAGAAAGCATAAATGGATCAAACGTGAATTCTTTTCTTTTCACAGGTGGTACTGGTAGCTCAGCTGTTTTGTTGGACTATGCAATTCATTGGCCATGGAGTTTTTGAGGCGAGTCTCTATCATGCTACTGTTATTAAGATACGCACTACTTGTATAAAATTCTTTCCCAAGGATTATACTTGACAGTTATTCTGATTGTAGAAGCGAGCACCTGCTCTATTTGACAATCTTGTCCAAGCTTTCTTGATGGGCCCATACTTTGTGCTTCTAGAGGTAACTTTTAGCATCATCACTCTGTTGCTTCCATGATTGACAACATGATTGACTCAGGTGCCATGATAATCTTCTCGTTTGCTTCAGATTCTTCATAAGTTTTCTGGGTACGAACCGTATCCTGGCTTTCATGCCAATGTACAAAAGCTGATTGACGCTAACCGCAAGGAGTGGGAGGATAAGAAAGCAAAGAAAACGACCTGAGATGTGACCAATAACTCCTGATGCTATGTTTGTGGTGTAACAGTTTAAGATGAGATCCACCATGTTTGGTTCTCTGTGTTACTGAAGAGAAACTGAACTGTAGACTAAGATGTGACCAATAACTTGTATTGCTATGTTTATTGTGTAACAGTATGATGAGATCCACCATGTTTGTTGTTGTGTTGATGTTACTGAAGATAATCATATTAATATAGTCCAGATATGTGAACAAACCCTGATTCTGCATTGCTGTGTTTGTTGTATATCAGTATGATATGAGTTCCTCGATGTTTGCTGGTGAGTTTGTGTTAGTTAAGATCTGCTGAAAAATAGAGTTATATATTTGTGAAAAAAATCCAGGTACTGCACCTGTCTAAATTTGACAAGCGGAAATGATGTTCCCTGCAACCAAGTTCTGTGTGAACTGTAGAAGCCCAACACTGCCAATCTGCTATGTCAGGCTGCCCGCTCTCGCACGGCGCCTCTTCTATCTATTGGTTGTGGTTGCTCTGGTGCTAGAGCTCAGGGCTGGTTGCCCATGGGCGAATGCTGGTTTTACTTGTGTTTGCGATGCCGTTTTCACTTGTCTTTGCATTAGTCCAGTGAACTGAGTTGTGCACATTGCTCAGCGAGACCTAAAGAATGAAATCCAGTTGGTACTTTTCTTCAGCAAGCAAGGCATGTACCTTTCTTTAGTGCGATAAAGAGTGCTATGGGCAGAGGAAAAGAGTGCTACTGCCAGAGGAATATCTGGTTCGGATCACCATAAACCAACCTGCCAACTACAAGAAGTACAAATTTCCAatgctgcttctcagtggtttaAGATGAAAAACAGGAAAACAGCATCTATTCGTCCTGATGACGAAGAAAGGCAGCCAGTTTGAGTGGGAGAATAGTCCCATGATATCAGTGAGGATCAAAGGAACAT includes the following:
- the LOC127326498 gene encoding 2-hydroxy-palmitic acid dioxygenase MPO1-like — translated: MVRGGGGGGLLDLERHFAFYGAYHSNPVNVFIHALFVWPIFLTALLLLHLTAPFLHSAAVGAAIYGAFYISLDRRSGTLAAVLCLLCWAASAVLAARLGFSIGCKVVLVAQLFCWTMQFIGHGVFEKRAPALFDNLVQAFLMGPYFVLLEILHKFSGYEPYPGFHANVQKLIDANRKEWEDKKAKKTT